The nucleotide window AAAGGTCGGCCAATGGTCCAGGCCGCAGGCTCCCGCACCAGTCCGCGGGCGGCCTGACCGGTGCTGCCAGAGGGCAGGGTGAAGGGTAGGGTGGCTACCAGGGTGGCAAATCCCACCGCAGTGGCTGCAATCCCAATCGGCCGCCCCACCAGACCATCGAGGAACATAACCTCCGGACTGGGTTTGCTCTGAGAGTAGTTTTGGGCTGTGGCGATACTGCTGCCCAGTGCCAATCCCAATATCAGAATACCTACCATCAACAGCCGGCTCATGTGCGCCTCCCCTGGTGGCTCTGTTTAGCCATAAATTTTGATTAATATAATATTTTCTTAATTAATTTTCAATTACTGAATATAGCATTTTTTGCTGATTATTATCGTCATCCTTATCGTCTTCTCTCGGCAAGGACTTCTCGCTCAAATCTCCCAAGAGCCATTGGATCAGTCCGACCACCAGAGCGGCTCAGCTAACCATAAAAATATCCGGGGGGCCTAAAAAGCACTCGGTATCCGGGTTTCTCAATTATGGTGGCGGGATATACTATTTCATGGCGCCCTCGGAGGTCTAGGTTGGGTCTTTTTCTGCCATTCGGGACTTAATTCTTCCAGAGGGATGCGGTGCTTGACTTCATCGGTGAGGCGGGCTCCCTCTTCCAGGCTGGAGATAATGTGGGGGGTAATCAGCACCAAAAGCTCGGTCTTTTCTCTTTTCACCTCTTCGCTGCCAAACAGCGCTCCCAGCAAGGGGATCTTGCGCAAGCCGGGAATGCCATAGGCCGTCCGGGTCGCATCCTCCCGGATCAGACCGCCCAAGACGATAGTCTGATTGTCGCCGGTGATCAGAGAAGTCTTGGCAGTGCGGATGATAAAGGTGGGGCTGGCTTCCACCCCAGTGGTAGTGGGGACCGCGGCGCTCACCTCCTGAGTGATGTCCAGGGTCACCAGGCCCTTGGCATTGATCTGGGGTTTCACAAGCATGATAATCCCAGTACTGCGGTATTCCACCGTCTGGGTCTGTAAAGAGGTTGTCTGGCTGATCAGGGGGACCGCCTGGGAAGTCAGAATGGGAACATCCTGGCCGATCTGGATACGGGCTTCTTGATTGTTGGCTGCCATGATGTGGGGCGAGGCCAGGATGTTGACCTTGCCCTCTTCGGCCAGCATATGGATCAAGCCTCGGAATTCATTTAAGGAATCCCGGACCGCAAACGTAAAGCCGCCGATGGCCTTGGAAAAGGCGGCTGAGGGTCCTTGCAAGATATTTAGACTGGGGGTGCCGTTCTTGGTTTTAGGGGTGACCAGTTTGGAGTTCAAAAACCACTCTACGCCATACTTGAGATCGCCGGTGAGCCGCACTTCGGCAATCAAGATCTCATTCAGCACCTGACGGGGCATAAGGTCCAGGCGCTGCAAGAGCTGAGAAATCACCCGCCATTCATGGGGAGGGGCGACTATCACCAGCAGGTTGTTCTCTTCGTCCGGGATGATGCGCACCCCTTCCTTAGGGGAGACCTCTGGGGCCGCGGCTTCGGCTAAGGGAACGGCCTGTTCCTTCTGTCCCTCTAACAGGCCTCCGCCCGGGCCTCGCCTTCTTTCAATACTGCCAGCGCCGCCTCCTGATTGCCCCAAACCTGAGGTCCTGGTTCCACCCATGATGCCGGTTCCTAGACCTCCTTCCCCTGCAGCACCAGACTGTCCCAAGAAAGTGGGGCGGCGGTCCTCAGGTTCAACCTCCTTTACCTCCGGCGCCAGGGGCTTGCCACCATATACCTGGGTCAGGAGGTTGGCCAGGTTTCTGGCCTTATAGTTCTCCACGTGATAGACATGGATGTCGGCCAGCATGTCGGTTTTCAGATCTAGCTGGCGAATCCAGTAAAGGGCCCGGTCCATCAGGGGCTTGGAACCGGCCAGGACCAGGATCGAATTAAGTCGGGGGACCGGCAGGAAGCCCACGCCAAATTTCTCCTTGGGGGCTAAAGCACCATATGCGGAAAAAATTACCTCTAACTCAGAAATCAGATTCTGCGGGGAGGTATTATCCACCTTGGCAATCTGAATCTGAGTTTGAGCCAGACTGCGGGTGTCGATCAGGTGGATGAGATTCAGCAGTTTTTCCAGATTGGCAGGATAATCGACCAGGATTAAGGAATTATTTGCAGCTTCAGAGATGGATCCGCCGGGAGACATTAGGGGCTTCAGAACCGGCATCATCTCTTTGGCGGCGGTCTGCTCTAAGAAAACTACCTGGACGGTCATCCCGGTCGGCGGAATCCCTCGGGTATAGACCGGTAAGGCCTGCGCCCCAACCTTGTCTGCCGGGACAATCTTATAAACATTGACATCTCTGATCAAGGCGGCCCCATTCACCAACAACAGGGTTTCCAGGATGGATAACAGTTCGCTCTGACTCAGCTTGCCGGTGGCTCGCACGCTGGCTTTGCCTTTGACCCGGGGATCGATTAAGTAGTTGATCCCCATGGTGTCCGCCAGAACCCCGATGGTTTCCACCAGGTCAGCATTTTTTAAATTGAGGTCAATAGGATAGATCTTCTCGTCTTTGCGTTTGGGACGCTGGATAGTTTGGATTTTCTTGAGAGCCTGAGCATAGTCCTGCAGGAACCGGTCATCCTGAGGCAAATTCCCGGGGAGCGGTTCTCTGGGTTTGGAGTCTGGGATCGGACGGGGAGGGGGTGCCGGGCCAGTGGATACCTGCACTGGTATCTGTCTAGAAACCACGGCCGGGTAAGGGGATTGCTCTGCTGGCGAGGCGCATCCGACCATACCCAACAACAGAAACCCGATCAGTATCTGAATAAGCCGACTAGCCATGATCCATCGATTTTTAATTTTAGCCAAATTAAAATAAGAAGGCTGCCATCAAGGTCTTATACCGATTAGCTTTCAAATGAGTAATTTTATCCTTTATCCCCTCTCCCCTGCTGGCGGGGGAGAGGGCGAGGGTTAGGAGGCATTTTAGCTCTTTGATCGCAACTTGTTATTATCTGGTTAAATCGAATCCTCGATCACTTCTTCCTCCCACATCTCCTCTGGGGCAATTTCTTCTTGGAGTCCCTCGGGCTCCACCATTTCTTCGGGCGGTACTTCAGGTTCCTCACTCTCCAGGGACGGCCCTCCCCTCAGTGCTGAACCCCGCGGAGACTGCACCAGGGGGGTTGGGAAGGTTAGAGTTTTGCTAATCCCTTTTCCCTGGAACAGCACCGCTTCTGTACAGATTTCCACTACTTTGAAGCCCCGCCATTCCTCACCTTGGCGGACTACCTGAACCTGGGGTCGCCCCCTGGAATCAGGCGAACTGATGATAGCCGCCTTTTCCTGGCCGATGATGATGATTCCCTGGAGTTTGCCGCCCTCTAGAGTAGCCTGACCTTTGCTCGGATCAGGGCAGAGATGAAACGCCATGCGTTGGGGACTGAACAGGTCTTTGGTCTGGACTATCTGAAAAGCACTCAGCGGCTGCTTATCGGCCAGGACCGGAACCTGGGGCACAGCCACCCCGGCTTTGGCATTGGCCTTGACGGGCAGCGTCGTTTCACCGCTCCAGACCCCGATGATGGCCCCCAGCAACAGGGCGTTTGCCACTAATAACAAAATATCCCAGATGCGACCCTGGCGCCAGATCATCCCTTGGACTCCCGCTTGATCACCCCGGCAATTTCCATGCTGACTCGCAACATACTGGCCCGCCGTGACAAGGCATGGCTGCGGGCCGCGTTGATCTCTAATTGCGTGAGATACAGAAGCTTTCGGTGATGTTCCAGATAGTAGAGAAATTTCAGTAATTGTTCAATGTTGGCCGAAAGTTGCACCTGGACCGGCACTTCTAGATAAGACCCGGCTTCCCGAGAAGGTAACACATTTATACTGATCAACTTAAGACCCTGGTCGCCGGACAGGGTTTTGAGGATTTCCTGAAGATCAGCGGCTGCCACCGCAGGATTGCTCCCGGAAAGAAATTTGGTCTCGGCCTGGGTCAAGGCGTCGTTTAGTGTTTGGTGGACTTGGGCCACTCTGCTTTGCTCTGCCAACAAATTCTGGTAATGTCGTAGCATTAGTTGTTTTTTTTCCAGCTCCTGGGCCCAATCATTTTTCATATCCAGCAGTGGAAAGATGATCCCAAAGATAACCACGATAAACAGCAGCAGTCCGCCCAGTCCCCAGGCCAGGCGCCGTTGCTGATCGGACAATTTATCAAGATCCCATCCCCAGGACCTTAATTTCTGCTTTAATTTTAAAATGCTCGCGTCCATTAGCATCAGTGACGATAGGAGAGGCGAATTCGGTTTTGGTAAACCAACCG belongs to Deltaproteobacteria bacterium and includes:
- the gspD gene encoding type II secretion system secretin GspD; translated protein: MASRLIQILIGFLLLGMVGCASPAEQSPYPAVVSRQIPVQVSTGPAPPPRPIPDSKPREPLPGNLPQDDRFLQDYAQALKKIQTIQRPKRKDEKIYPIDLNLKNADLVETIGVLADTMGINYLIDPRVKGKASVRATGKLSQSELLSILETLLLVNGAALIRDVNVYKIVPADKVGAQALPVYTRGIPPTGMTVQVVFLEQTAAKEMMPVLKPLMSPGGSISEAANNSLILVDYPANLEKLLNLIHLIDTRSLAQTQIQIAKVDNTSPQNLISELEVIFSAYGALAPKEKFGVGFLPVPRLNSILVLAGSKPLMDRALYWIRQLDLKTDMLADIHVYHVENYKARNLANLLTQVYGGKPLAPEVKEVEPEDRRPTFLGQSGAAGEGGLGTGIMGGTRTSGLGQSGGGAGSIERRRGPGGGLLEGQKEQAVPLAEAAAPEVSPKEGVRIIPDEENNLLVIVAPPHEWRVISQLLQRLDLMPRQVLNEILIAEVRLTGDLKYGVEWFLNSKLVTPKTKNGTPSLNILQGPSAAFSKAIGGFTFAVRDSLNEFRGLIHMLAEEGKVNILASPHIMAANNQEARIQIGQDVPILTSQAVPLISQTTSLQTQTVEYRSTGIIMLVKPQINAKGLVTLDITQEVSAAVPTTTGVEASPTFIIRTAKTSLITGDNQTIVLGGLIREDATRTAYGIPGLRKIPLLGALFGSEEVKREKTELLVLITPHIISSLEEGARLTDEVKHRIPLEELSPEWQKKTQPRPPRAP